The following nucleotide sequence is from Zea mays cultivar B73 chromosome 1, Zm-B73-REFERENCE-NAM-5.0, whole genome shotgun sequence.
GGTCAGAGTTGCAGACAGGTGCCTCTCCTCCATCACCGCCGCCACCATCAGCGCTGTCACTTGggtcctgtttgtttcagcttttttcaGCTTCTGCCCACCAGAAGCTGCTGTAGACTGCCAAACACCCAACTTTTTAGCCCGCTTTTATGAGAATCActttagggtgcgtttggttgcaatgacaggacGGGATGGGACGGGACGATCCCTCAAATAGGGTTGTTTGGTTCAGGGTCAGGGGTTGGGACATGACTATCCCAATGTTGTCCCCAATtatccctcaaaattggagggacgagagaggACGCCAGGGGACGTCCCTGTCCTGGCTGTCCCGCAAGCAAACACACCCTTAGTTAACACCGTCCAAAATCAACGTGAACATGGAATCGACCGAGTAGTTGTGATGGTAGGAAACCGTCACTATCTACATAGTACATACTAAACCCTATAGACTCTTTTATCTTCTTCCACATGTAATCTTCACAATACTCAGATTCTCTTTACAGCCAGATTCTTAGAAAAAGCTCAGAAAAAAgttgaaccaaacagacccttgggAGTCTGTCGTTGGCACCCTCTCCACCCTCTCCGTCTGCGATGACCACGAGTCCCCAAGGCTCTGGTACGCTAGCAGTAGCGTCACACGCCTTGACTCCAATGGCCGCTGTAGGAGATGCAGCAAGCGATCAGAAAAATGGAGGAGCAATCCCCAACAGAGGAAAGCGCTCCAAATCGAAGGAGTCACTCCACAAAATCGCGGACTCACCTTCTTGTGCACCGCCCGTGGCCTCCAGATCCGTGACCCTCCTCGGCCCCGCACGTGCGCCTCAATGCGCCACGCCTGCTGGCTCCATGGCAGCGAACCTTGTGGAATCCTCGGAAAGAAACAAGAAATTGAGACCATGGTTGTTATTGTGTCCGTACAACTTCGTTTAAGCACTGGAGGCCAGATGCCACAACCGACACCTTGCCATCTGGGTCTATGGCGTCAGCGAGGTGTCCACGGCGATGCCTTAGCACTTGTCGTGGATGCCATAGCATGGGGGTGCTCTCCCAATAATCCTAGGGAATTCCCCTTCGGCATGGCGGGTGGGTAAGCGTGGCACGGTGGGCGCACCGGGATGTGGCAGGCTGGCGgatagggctgggcattcggtttttttgaaacttcggttcggtttttcggttttaaaaaacttcggTTTTTTAGACATTAGAAACCGATCGGTTTTCTAGAAAACTAAAAACCGAaaagttcggtttcggttttttacttcggtttttttggtaaaaaccgaataccaaacttgtactcaagacaacacatataacaagtttatataatagattacacataattttaaaaagtaaaaattatataggtacaaatatttagagatacatcatacatcatatataaataagtgaataacaatttgattgcttcacacatttagttcacataatcgaatagtcaaattttagaattgataaagtttggtattcggttttttggtatttcggttcggtatacggtgaaaaccgattacgataccaAAAACCAAACTTCTGAAatacaaaaaccgaaaccgaaccgaactactgaaaaaaccgaaatttcggttcggttcggtacggttcggttcggttcggttttcggtttatggtaaaaaAGTGCCCACCCCTACTGGCGGATGGCGCTGAGTCAGGGGAAGTGTGAGGCGGGCTGTGGCAAGACAGGggaggggagggagggagggggaggggtaaCCATAGCCCTCAGTTGACTAGGTGAGGCGTGCAGAGGAGGCGATGTTGTTTGAGAAGAGGGAGGGGCAAGACGCTGCAAGCTTCTTTCTCCGTGCGTCATCACGGGAATGACTGAGAGAACTGAGGGAGAGAGAAAATGATAGAGGGACTAGTGATTTGAGGGAGAAGAATCTTGTCTAGCCATTATGATCCAATGGCTTATACAAATAGGAGCAATTGAGCTGGGCCTGCCTGGTTTAGTTTGTCCGAATTCACAAGCTAGGCCAAATGTAGATGGATGAATATGCTTAGATGGGGATGACTTGAGTGTTGAAAATCTGAATTTAAtgttgttttgtgttcttttgtggaCTTGTTAGTTTATGTAGTTATGAACTATGCGTTGTGGACTATGTTATTTTGCAAACTATGCTATGCATTAGGAATTGCATGTCCTATAATATCTACGATCTATCTATTTACTTATGCATTTTTTTGTTATTAGTCGCCTTACTTATATGTATATGAAGTCGCCTCACCTCGCGCCTTAGGCGCTTAAAAGACAAAAAAAGGTTCTAGACCGTTGTAGGTCGCCTTACTCTCGTAAAAACCATGATCAATGCACCCAAATCCTACCACGGCGGGGCATCTGAGACCAAGATTTGTCCGTCGACTTGGACTGTAGTGAGCGGGAGACCAACCAGCCAGGACAAACAAGGCATGTTCTATTTTTTGCTTATGCATGCTTTGGACTGTGATTGTGTGCCTTTTGTCTTCATTGATATTCTCATAtcgttgttcttcgcctcataaaATCTGTTATATGTTTCTATTTTTACTGATGAAAGCTTTGGACTGTGATTGTGTGTCCTTTGTCTTCATTGAATAGTATCTAAGTGCAATCTCCACTGTCATTTGGTATCCAGGTGACATCCATGGTCAATACAGTGATCTTCTAAGGCTTTTTGAATATGGAGGCTTTCCTCCTGAAGCCAATTATCTATTCTTAGGTGATTATGTTGATCGAGGCAAACAAAGTTTGGAGACTATATGCCTTCTTCTTGCTTACAAAATCAAGTACCCTGAGAACTTTTTTCTTCTGAGGGGCAATCATGAATGCGCCTCAATAAACAGAATATATGGATTCTATGATGAATGCAAGCGTCGATTTAATGTGCGGCTATGGAAGGTCTTCACAGAATGTTTTAACACTCTACCTGTGGCTGCTCTTATCGATGATAAAATATTATGTATGCACGGTGGACTCTCTCCTGATCTAGCACACTTGGATGAGATAAAGAACTTGCAGCGTCCAACTGATGTACCAGATCAAGGTCTACTGTGTGACTTGCTTTGGTCAGATCCAGGAAAAGATGCTCAAGGGTGGGGCATGAATGATAGAGGGGTCTCATATACCTTTGGTGCTGACAAGGTTTCAGAATTCTTGCAAAAGCATGATCTTGATCTTATCTGTCGTGCTCACCAGGTACCGCCTTAGCATTTAGTGCAGCTTCTGTTTTGATCTTTTTATTTCACAGTTAACTGGAAATTGAAGGTGTTTATATTGCATGCGATGTGATGTCAGGTTGTCGAGGATGGGTATGAATTTTTTGCTGACAGACAGCTTGTCACCATATTCTCGGCCCCCAATTATTGTGGTGAATTTGATAATGCTGGTGCAATGATGAGTGTCGATGAAACTTTGATGTGCTCATTCCAAATTCTGAAACCTGCTGAGAGAAAAAACAAATTTATGGGGTCCAACAAAATGTGATAGTGAAAGCCATTTTGCTTCCAGCAGCTCTAGCCTGTTAAGGTCAGTTAATCTTGTTTCAGTATTTTGTCCTCCTGATTTACTTGCTCCACACAATTGTTGAGTCGCATTGCTTTTGCATTTGTGGACTGTGCTACATATATTTATGAGAGAATTCCCTGTGTGCCATAAAAAATTGCTCTCCCATCTCTACCACAGAAAAAGTGTGTTACCCTCTAGTATCACAATTCAAGTTTTTTTACATCTACTACTACTGCTGTCTGTTTTTGCTAACTTGAGCATTAACTGTGACAAGAGAAGACCAATTTGCCCCTGTGTGCTGTAGCTCCCGCTAGATTTCGTTTCCCTTTGATGCCCACCTATTGACAATGCACTGATGTTGCTTTTCTCTGTAGTACGGACCGACATTATTGAAAGCAACTATTACGAATCAAGACTACTAGAAACTAGCACTCCAACATTACCAGAAGTTCACAATTCCGCAAAAACTTACTTGGAACAGCATTCACGGGGCAAGTTTAGTTACCTTCGAGGCTTCGACCTTTCACCTTGAATCCCAAAGACCACCATAGTTTACTGATTACAACTCCTTCGTACCAAAACAACAAACAAGATATGTCAACGCTTggggaaggacataccttcacagATGCCAATACATTCAATGATCTTGGTATAGGAAGGTATTGTAGGGTCCACTATGTTGGGATCATCGTTCCTGGGGCCTAATggcctgaggacctcgcttggcCTCGGTCAAGGGAAGAAGCTTGATGCCAGGAGACTTGTTAGTGGGGCATCCCAAACACATAACTAGGGCTGGAAACAAGCCGGGTGACTAGCTTTGACAGTTCAAGGATGCGGCTCTGTGGGTGACCGAGCTCGACTCGCTCACTGCACGAGTTCAAGGATGAGGCTCGGCTCGAAGTTGGCTCGCGAGTCACACCTTGGTAAATATAATTGCATTATATATTAAATTAATAGTATTTAAATATGAAATAAAGATCATTGTTCCATACTATGAGCAATTTtataacaccccgtccactcctgGACCGGCGATACTTACTCCTGTCAGCTCTCTAGGACCATATATCATCCCCACaggccaacacgagtcttttgtgcgcactttgtcctcactcatgcgcacccgagaaaacttcccggtcggtcacccatcccaaaattGCTCttagccaagcacacttaacctagaggttctttcgagacagtCTTCCCAAAAATAAGATACACCTTAttggtatgagtactctattaattctaataagccttgggctaggatatcaccatccaccgGAGCCAGGATataacaatccaccccccttagaagaccgacatcCTCGTCGATCAACACCAATTCAGGAACCTCCtctcttggccacgtctgtgtgtctagtgtcgtcatatgccatgccatttgaccactctgggcccacatgcgccatatacccgaacccctagcccacacactcccgtgaaaccacgagggtcggctctgataccatttgtaaGTTGTAGCACCCCGTCCACTCCCGAACCGCCCGTGAAAccacgagggtcggctctgataccatttgtaaGTTGTAACACCCTGTCCACTCTCGAACCGTCTATACTTACTTCTGGCAGCTTTCTAGGACCATATATCATCCCtatagaccaacacgagtcttttgtgcgcactttgtcctcactcatgcgcacccgagaaaacttcccggtcggtcacccatcccaaaaaagaagatgcatcttATTGGTATGAGTACTATATTAAACCTTGGGCCATGATATCATCATACatcgggccaggatatcacaaatttaaaatttgaatagtCATATATTCATCATTAAAGATGAAGAAATGAACCGATAATCCATTATGATTCTACAAATTGATTGAGTTAGAAAAGTTGGCGCAACTCGTGAGCTAGAACGACCCGGCTCGGCTTGCTTCACCAACGAGCCAAAAAATCAGGCTCGGCTTGGCTCGCTCGAGGCTTGTGAGCTGCTCTGAGCCGCTCCACTCCGAGCTCGAGCTTATTTTCCAGCCCTACGCATAACTATGCTCCAAAACTCGTGAAGTCATAGGAAGACCTAGGGCCCATAGGACCTTAAGGACGATCTAAGGACCTGGTACACGTAGTGCTTCGAGAAAGGCCCAAAGAAGGAACAACATAAGCCCTAGGGAGCCTTGTGCCATGAAGGGGTAGTTATCAATTTAAAGCGCTTAGGGCCTCTAGTGCCCTAGGGCGCTCATAAGGATAAGCCCCTTGGGGCCCTTAGTGTCTCCAGACGCTCATCAGGATAACCCCCCCACCCTCATGCCCTAGGGCTCTCTCTGGGGCCCCTTGTGTCCCGGGGCTCTCATGAGAATAAGCCTAAGTCCTCGGGGCCCTTTGTGCCCTGAGGCATTATGAAGTTAAGTGTTCGGGGCAGTCTAGGCCCTAAAACACGATGACACTTAGGCACTAAGGACTCTATGTCGGCTATGGCCCCAGGATCTTTAAGCTCCTTGGTGTTGCCTCGCAAGGCGGCCGTGCCCCAACCCTTTCGGGACCCATTGCAGCATGGCCACTCCAGATTTTTTTGTACTTCTGTATAAACAACATATTTTAAGTCAGTTAGTTGATTAGTAACTTGTTTATTGCATTGCTGTGCCCCAAGCTCCGCCACTGATACTATGACTTATGAAATGGTTTTTATCTTCATTTTAGCTCATGACACTAATGTTGTGTAGGTTCTCCTGTGGATGCATCGAGACAACAGCATGCTGGCGCCAAGTTTGAGGGCAGCATTGGGCTACTATCAGAGAAACCAAATAATCCCATACCTAACTGTTCATCTGGAAGTTACTCATCATGACAAGTGCCTGAAATTTTTCCTCTTTCCTGTTACCTTGTGTCAGAACATTATGTAGCTGTAGATATATTGATTATGGAAGGATGAAGTTGCCAAATTGACCTGAGGAGATTCCTTTCTCCAGCCAGGAAAAATTCTGAACATCAAGGAGTTTCTGTTTGCAAGTTTCACTATTTAAAAGCAGTTATGTTGCTTGTGCGGAGGTAAGTACTGGACCGAGGTACTATTATCAGTTTCATGGATATGGACTGTTGTGATAGTTTCGATAGAGGTGTCAAACATCAATTAGGGTGAAGTGGTGAGCAACATTTCAAGGAGGTGCTGATGCTTGCTGACAACCTATGAAAAGGCGTTTCTGTAGCTGACTACTTGGTTTGTCCGTCAGACAATTCTAGACGTGAATTTTGATCTGTTGGCTAGATTAGCTGCCAAGTAGGTATTTCGTATCTCTAGATTTATGGGATTCACATTCACTCATTCTTGTTGCTATTCACTTGCCTTTGTTATGTTGCTACATGGGTGCCAAACGCGGTCTGCAAAGCAGTCGTTTCGGTTTGTTTGGTAATGCATTTTGCGCACAACCCTCTGGGCATGGTTTTGTTTTGCCTGGAGACTCCTAATCGAGGAAAAAAATGGTAGTAACTTCATTGCACCGTTTAGAGCTAACGTTTTGCTGAATCACGCACCGGGCCAGACTGCAAATAGCCTCGTTGAGTTCGCGCAACAACTACCTAAAGGGAAGTTAATGCGTTGCCTCTAAAGGCAAAGcatagggctggaaacgagccggcCAACAACTACCTAAAGGGAAGTTAATAGCCTCGATGAGTTCGCGCAACAACTAAGGCCATGTTCGTTtctgtcggattggtgggtcggaacgattccgagccggattgcttctctaatttatataaactttgattaaccGAAACGATTCCGGGTGTAATCCGATGTAACCGAACAAGACCTAAGGGAAGTTAATGCGTTGCCTCTAAAGGTCAAGCACAGGCCTGAAAACGAGTCGAGAACCGAGCCCGGCTCGCCTATTCCCCAAGTATACCGGCTCGCGAGACGACTCATCTCGGTTCGTGAGCTGCACCTTAAAAACTAATATTACATTATATAGTGAATTAATAGTCTataaatataaaataaataatcaTAAGATGATATTACAAGTAATTTAAATTATAGTTATTATTTATCAATCATTAAAAACTAAAAAACGAGTCAGATATCTATAAAACTATCTAATATCCATTATTATTACATAGCTTGATTAATTTTATGCAACTCGTGATCTAGAGTGGTTCGGTTCGTTAGTTGCTCGAAAAACTAGctcgctcgaggctcg
It contains:
- the LOC103634267 gene encoding serine/threonine-protein phosphatase PP1 isoform X2, yielding MLRVADRRLSPMTLTSPLHRPWSELQTGDIHGQYSDLLRLFEYGGFPPEANYLFLGDYVDRGKQSLETICLLLAYKIKYPENFFLLRGNHECASINRIYGFYDECKRRFNVRLWKVFTECFNTLPVAALIDDKILCMHGGLSPDLAHLDEIKNLQRPTDVPDQGLLCDLLWSDPGKDAQGWGMNDRGVSYTFGADKVSEFLQKHDLDLICRAHQVVEDGYEFFADRQLVTIFSAPNYCGEFDNAGAMMSVDETLMCSFQILKPAERKNKFMGSNKM
- the LOC103634267 gene encoding serine/threonine-protein phosphatase PP1 isoform X1; the encoded protein is MAAAPAAGGQGGGGMDAALLDDIIRRLLEVRTARPGKQVQLSESEIRQLCTVSREIFLNQPNLLELEAPIKICGDIHGQYSDLLRLFEYGGFPPEANYLFLGDYVDRGKQSLETICLLLAYKIKYPENFFLLRGNHECASINRIYGFYDECKRRFNVRLWKVFTECFNTLPVAALIDDKILCMHGGLSPDLAHLDEIKNLQRPTDVPDQGLLCDLLWSDPGKDAQGWGMNDRGVSYTFGADKVSEFLQKHDLDLICRAHQVVEDGYEFFADRQLVTIFSAPNYCGEFDNAGAMMSVDETLMCSFQILKPAERKNKFMGSNKM